The stretch of DNA gttcaggttaaagtttttggtcaaggtagtttttgatgaagctgacgtccaatcaacttgaaacttagtacacttgttgcttatgacatgatctttctaattttaaagccaaattagactttgaccccaatttcacggtccgcttaaaatagaaaatgaaattgggagtttcaggttaaagttttggtcaaggtagtttttgatgaaattgaagtccaatcaacttgaaacttagtacatatgttacCTATGGTATAATCTTCcgaattttaatgccaaattagattattacacCATATCACGGTCCATCGAACATGGAAaacgatagtgcgagtggggcatccgtatactttggacacattcttgttttttgtgttttgtattttgtttttaaaacttttatatgaTTTCACATtaagctggttctcggctgactacTGTATAATACAAGCGGAATCCAGTTTAATATTGCATGCCTATTAGCCTAATAATAATATGATACTTGATTTTTAGTCATTGCTCTGTCAGAGGtgctgaacttttttttaattcttatatttataccacatttaattgaaacttcaGTTAAACGGTTGTTACTTTTCTAAacagatcaaaatattttttttagacagAACACCTTTTCGTCAATGAATATACTAGGTACATGTACACTATGTAAATATGTACAACTGTAATTTGTATGGTTTTGTTTTACTCTTGGTGCGTTTTAAGTCAGTTCACTTAGACAAAAAGGTTTGGGAATAAATAATTGAGAAAAAATTATTGCTACATTTATATGTTTGGCTTTTCcaaacaaaatattctgaaaGTTTCCTCGtgcaaaattttacaaaactgtttCAGACAAAATGAGTGTTTTAATCAAGATTTGTAAAATGTTCTATTTGATCTGACGCCAAGAAACAACTTGAAGGTAAATAATGGAGATCTTACATAGTACCGTACAacacaaggaaaattcaaaacggaaagtccctaatcacatggtaAATTATAAGCGCAAGcacctcaaacgaatggataacaacggtCATACTCCTAAACTgcaacaggcattttcttatgtagaaaatgatggaataAACCTGTGTTAAAAGTGTATCCTTCCGATATACTGAAGGAATATTTTGATGTGAATAATGAGAAATGAATTGCAAAGGCGGTGTAACATGATACAACTTAATTCAAGCACACAGTTTAGACAAAGTGTTCTGTAACAGTGCTACAAATGTCTATAAATGAGTTTTGTCGAAAAAAATTGATTCTTGtaaactttgttcttgtttataAGCTGACAAATTCAAAGATATTTTGTATGTATTCTAGTCGATAATAATTTACCTGATTGTTTTTACATATATTAAGCTCATCCACATGACAAATGAGGAAATATTAATTTATAACGGATATGATACGTGACATTGCTCTAGGAATTTCCTCTcgaataaaatcattttaaaagtggcaaaattatttttgaatccTCTTAAAAGTTTTATCTATTGGATGTGcatgtttatatatgtatgtgtgcaTGTCTTTACCACAAAGTAGATTGTTGCGACAAATTCAAAAACTAAATCACGGCATAAATCACGCAAACTAATTCACGCAAATAAATTGGTCCATGAACTATAAATCTTTAACCCGAGGTTTATCAGCAAATAATGCTCTCAATTTTAAACGATCTGTCGATTCGCACGTAGCGTTAATATTACGGACAACCATTTATGATATTTTAAGATTGTAACGATAGCATTTGGATTAAACGATACATTCCTCATTAActacctttttaaaaaaatcttaatttcggAATTTTATTTGAAGGCCAACAAATACATTCAATCTTTGTGTAAGCTATTTATTGCGTCACTACATGAAGAGAGTTGAGAGTTTCCACTGAACATGAGGTTTGTATTTGATCAAAGGCAGACTACTCTAATTTACGTATTGTTACAATAGGTTTGAAATTGCTTTTCTCTAAGACTTGTTCGTCTGAGTTTGGTTTGAATGTACTAATTCTCTGTAATGTTCTAGGATTGTTGCCTTGTGATGTTTCTGCTTTGTCAAATAACGATTTAATACTATGGCCTGCTCCGTAATGCTGCGACATAAACCTCAGGTTTTCGAAAGGTTGATTTTCCATTGGCCGATGCCTAAAACTAACACTCGCAAATTCTGGCGTACTGATATTCTGTCGCCCTTTTATGTTCCTTTTGTTACTGCTACTGGAGGCTGAAGTAAGTCCATCATTCGAGTCTTCTCGTTTTGTTACATCGTACCGAGTAAAGGAAAGATTCCTAGACATTTTTTTCATCTCTGTAGATAATCGTCTCGCAAGACTTTTTCTGTCTTTTCTTTCTCTTTTTATTCGTTGTTCCTGTGCCACCATATCAGCGGAATATCTATCATATTCAGATACTTCAACTATTTCAAAATCCTTTTCTTCTGGAATATGTTTCGCTTTCCTGTGAAAAGAAAGTTAAATACTAGTATACCTTAAGTCAAGTTAAGGAAATGTAATTGAAATCATTATTTCCGAAATTCATTATGATTGTCCGACTTGAAGACATTGCGGTAACATCAATAACTGCGTTTTTCACCTCTGATTTTATTAGTTTGTCTGGTCATTGCTTTTCTCTTATGAATTATTTACCATTTTGTTATTCCGAGGTCTTGGTTGGATAGTTATCTCGTAGGCAATCAGATACCACCTTCGATTTGAAAATGAATGAAAAGTTATTCTCTAATAAATGACCTTTGTAATTGAAGTAAGCCTTTCTAATTTAACCTTCACCCGTACAGTTCAGACATTGAGACATCCAGAGTGAAGTTAATGCATTGGAAGCTTCAGGGATGTGGCTAGAATGAAACTTTGAAAAagacaggacaggagttttgggtTTAAAAAAGGCATGGTGAGcaactttgaaaataaataaatttaatttaatagAACACAAaccaggaccgaatagagtgaaaaataaaaaggcaggacagagataataactttaaaaaaaaatgcaggacgcAATTTGTCATCCTAGCCACCcctccccataaaaatcaaatggtaactcCCTTAtcgtcattttggtctctggtagtcatttttattttgataaaactatagaattataaatcaaatcgtttaatgataaaaataaaaagattatagtGAAATGTTTTTAGGAGGAGTAGTGTCCATTACGGACAACAGAACAAGGATGTAAAcacatacatcaaatatagtcaACAGAAATACAAATGGACGGTGAGACATTGTACATGTAAGAGGCTTAATAGTGATCTATAATCCTTTCCGTGTGGCATTGGGTAATCATATGTGTATTGAATTATATAGTTGTCTTAAAAACGCATAGTTTTGAATTACCCACATTTCCACAATCTTTTGAAAATTACTTTCTTATTGGGTACTTTTTGTTCAACAAAGCTGTTCCTTGTAATTATATATTAggtttagataaataaattattttcttttatctgTTGTAAACTTTGTTAGCTTTTtctgtttgtaaaaaaaactaatgtTCTTTGAAATGAATAACAATACGATTTACTGTTCGGctctttttaataaaatttttaaatcaaagaaaaaaatgaaaatcttatGTTGTGATAACGCTCTGAGGATCTTCAAGGGACACAAGATACGAGACATATAAATCATTAGTGAAAGGAAAATAATGAATTCgtttttagcagccagtatggtttaatttttttttttaaaatctaagaaacattgataatgaattattcacttgcaagttaataattctTCCTCATtcaatccgtattcatgtgacaaatttaaccccttagctagaggATTTACGCATGAATTATGCGTGtttagttatttaaaggaaacattgaaaattaaacaaaggTCAATTATTTGATTGAATGATTCGATCCAGAATAACATATTCTAATACAAATATAAACGatgtttaacatttatttttaaccTATGATACGatattaaacagacctagaaaaattaAATTGCTCGAGTTCGCTATGTATTTATATCCATGTGTATGTATATATCGCTTAATATGACAAGAGGCAGTCTTCGGGATGAACTCGATAGTTAATGAGATGACTCTAGACtaaaatacattatttaaaataatattatcaaTCCCATACCTTCtcagttataatcctggtacctttgataactatgcgTTAACAAGActttgtattatattgatatacgTTTAGTATGGTAttaattaattatgaaaatatgaGTCAAATCGGTCGATTTTGACAGCAAATGCTTAATTAATGTAAAAAtgtatcttttttaaaattttaagcaGATATTTACGATGACCCATCCCTATACAAAACCATCTACAGAATAAAATACGTACCTGTTTTTCTTAATTACACAGAATGAGACAACGAATATGATAAGAACAGTACCGACAAATCCGAGAATAGTAAACATTAGCCAGTCTGTAAATATAATCAAATCATTCTTATATTCTATCTTTATGTGTTCATATAACATTATTATCATATTGTATATGTATGTGTATGTATGACCGACTATTTTCTTGTGCATTCACATTGTTGTATGGTTCTATGTATAAGGGTCAGCACTATTTGccttgtctttttgacacatcaTAATTACATCACTCATTATTTCTGaaacagttttgtaaaattttgcaCAAGGAAACTTTTAGAATCTTTGTTTTGAAAGCCGAAtatgacgtttcgtccccgagggtatcaccagcccagtagtcagcacttcagtgctgacatgaatatcaattatcttcatacatttcctgttacaaaactttgaatttattcgaaaaactaaggattttcttatccccgAAATGGATCACtttagccgtattaggcacaactttttagaattttgggttctcaatgcccttcatctttgtacttgtttggctctattttgatctgatcgtcactaatgagtcttaatgCCAGCCCATAATTAACTTGatttattttagatttgttttttctcttatATATTTCTTAACCTTCTTAGGTAACGACCTACTTCAAAAAGAGTGGGGTATCATTTTTTTCCAAGCAGATTTCCTATTTTTCTAATAGATTacaatgttaaatttaaaataaatatgattattgaTAGCGTGAAATTTGTGAAATAATCTCACTTAGACAAAAAACATTTACCCCCCCCTTTTCTTgaaagttaaatggttgttcccGAAAGCGCTATTTATTTGTCTTCCTTTATATTGAAGTAATAAAAATACCTAAAGAAGCGATCTTCATTTGCAGAGGATCAGTTGTTAGTAACTGTGAGAAAGTAGTTGCCTCGAAAGTATTTCCATTGTCCTCTTCAGTTGTAAATTGGTTGGAAAATGTTGCTGCTTTGTCTCCCGTCGTAGTAACTTGTTTGATAGTCGACAATATGGTTGGTATTACAGATGGTATAACATTATGTTGTGTAGTTGTGACTAGTTCCGTTGTTTCCTCTGATTCtgtatattttgtaattatttggtTGCTTTCAGATGTCGTCGCACCTGTCTTTTCGGAAACAGTTATGTCAGTTGTTGAGTGTGTTGTCTGCTCCTGAACAGTTGTGACTTGATACTGTGTTTTGTGGTTACAAACATTGTTAGTACCTTCAGTCGGCACTAGAATAGAAATGACGTTTTGGTAAAGCTCGACGTTGGCTAACTTAACGTGTTTGATGCAAGATCTCTATAGGaaacatttcattgtttttatatataattctttaaaaaccCTCAGACAAAGAAGACTCTAAATTGTACTGACAGCTCTAAGgctatttgaaaattatatttaaattattgattGAAATAGAAATATCTAATCGCAACAACTCATGCATTTATACTTTGATGAGAAGGGAAAGCTCAAATCAAAGCAATACAAAATTGCATATAAAAATGCATTAACATGGGTTcatgtattcttttttttctaaCCAAAAGTCTATCAATGTTTATGGTAAATAAAGGCTAATAACACTTTTTTCCAATTAGTTAATTCCTAAAATTGTAAAGACAATCATTGCTGAAACGTATACAATATTTATGAAAACGTTTTATGTCattatttcagttaaaaacaAGTGCATGCATGATATAAAGCCCCTTTTAGTTTCTTATATAATAATGTAACAAGCATgcctttttatatagattactTTACTGTCAGTATTGGTTTTGGTCATTGTAGGGAGCTAAACGGTCAATTTACATGTgcctataattgattacatatttgtcatttgttctctttTGTAAAGTTGTCATAAGGAATCATACCacttctctttttttatatagtcaGTGAAAGACAATCTTGATTAATTTTCTAGAGCTTCGATAACAAGGAATATCTAACCTATTTTAAAGAGAATCGATTCgcttaaaataatgtttttcagcACCCAAACGTTTCATTGCACGACGTTAGGAGTTTTAATGCTACCTATTCATACTCTCAAACCTTTTTACGATTAAAATGAATttgtaatacaaaaaatataaaataaaagtttctgATGTAGTCATTCATAAATGCTAAAGATTGTGTTCGCTCATATAATTCTGAGTTGTCAAAATGTTGAATTTATAACTTTGTTACTATTGTTTTAGGAATAATTTTTTGCAATATAAGCTTTtgaaaatactgtggattcatttattttcgtggataccaattttcgtggattaagaaaaacttgcatattcgtgggtatttaatttcgtggttttgctgaagtctgcatacaaacctatagaaaaattatcattcgttgaatatttaatttcgtggtttgactgtgcccacgaaatccacgaaaattggtatccaacgaataataatgaatccacagtatacaaaaGATTAGAGTTTTGCTTTTGAAAAACATTATACCAAAATACAATGCAAGACAAACTGAGGGTCGACAGGTAATAAGTTTGTACTTATACTTCTAACATGGCCATGTAATATAACATATTGGTAACTCATACCTTTGCATATAAAGGACAAACTGGTGTCACAGCCATCTGGACGAAGAGCGTAATATACGGAACTACTATAATGTAAAGATTGACAATTTCCTCCAGACATCGAATTGACTGTAATAGGTACATAAAGTATTAACCAATTATAAAATTAGATTACAACAGATATGGATGCACGaaacaaacaacaattttgtTAATTCGTGACCTTTTATTACTGACTATGCGGGGTGGATTTTTGTTCATTATGAAATTCCCCTTACGGTCATCTAGTTGTTCACTTCTATATGTCAgtttgtctctggtggatagttgtctcataggcaatcataccacatattcttagttttatattaatctaaagtgTCGCCCTGACATCAGCTAATTCATCATTggtattttattttctgtaattCAATGATTGAAATCCAATTTTATTGGATATAGgcatatgtggtatgagtgccaatgagacaactttccatccatgtaataatttataaagtaaaccgttatagttcaaggtacggccttcaatacggagcttTTAAAATTGGCTCACAccgcaagctataaagggccccaaatattactagtgtaaagACACTCAAACGCGAAaaacaacagtctaatctatataaaaaacgaaaat from Mytilus galloprovincialis chromosome 2, xbMytGall1.hap1.1, whole genome shotgun sequence encodes:
- the LOC143064347 gene encoding uncharacterized protein LOC143064347, with amino-acid sequence MYKFVVFYLILTTGCTGTLYFIHESRSWNKASDYCTHVLTGNLLLYGPELLNFITSCSIQNTKIWLGKPWPEYLGCKEDKLALSIKSKIDNNQMVECLEFCRVYSLFGVQGKTCMCFSSTTTFNSNTECSNVCQGNSAETCGGFRSMDTYRVVNSMSGGNCQSLHYSSSVYYALRPDGCDTSLSFICKVPTEGTNNVCNHKTQYQVTTVQEQTTHSTTDITVSEKTGATTSESNQIITKYTESEETTELVTTTQHNVIPSVIPTILSTIKQVTTTGDKAATFSNQFTTEEDNGNTFEATTFSQLLTTDPLQMKIASLDWLMFTILGFVGTVLIIFVVSFCVIKKNRKAKHIPEEKDFEIVEVSEYDRYSADMVAQEQRIKRERKDRKSLARRLSTEMKKMSRNLSFTRYDVTKREDSNDGLTSASSSSNKRNIKGRQNISTPEFASVSFRHRPMENQPFENLRFMSQHYGAGHSIKSLFDKAETSQGNNPRTLQRISTFKPNSDEQVLEKSNFKPIVTIRKLE